A single region of the Sphingobium sp. EP60837 genome encodes:
- a CDS encoding hemolysin family protein: MAEGSPKDGNGSKESDSSSHEGGLWSGLKSLLFGEDESPSLRRELEEALDEYDEEEQDEGTPSPANGDLSAIERQMVRNLLHFSEHTVDDVAVPRADIIAIEEKASFTELAALFAEAGHSRIPVYRETLDTIVGMVHIRDAFAILAGKAPVPETLEPLIRQPLYVPESMGALDLLAEMRAKRTHLAIVLDEYSGTEGLLTFEDLVEEIVGDVEDEHDDAPEALLVPLEGGMWEADARAELDDVAKEIDERLAEIEEDVDTLGGLAFVIAGRVPEAGEILDHEQSGWKLEVVSSDGRRVTRLRLHPPARRKTDEEE, from the coding sequence ATGGCTGAAGGCAGTCCGAAGGACGGCAACGGTTCAAAGGAATCGGACAGTAGTAGTCACGAGGGCGGTTTATGGAGCGGCCTGAAGTCGCTGCTCTTCGGTGAAGACGAAAGCCCCAGCCTCCGGCGCGAGCTGGAGGAGGCGCTGGACGAATATGATGAGGAAGAGCAGGATGAGGGCACGCCCTCCCCTGCCAATGGCGACCTGTCGGCGATCGAGCGCCAGATGGTGCGCAACCTGCTGCATTTTTCCGAGCATACGGTCGATGACGTCGCGGTGCCGCGCGCCGATATCATAGCGATCGAGGAAAAGGCGAGCTTTACGGAACTGGCGGCATTGTTCGCGGAAGCCGGACACAGCCGCATTCCGGTGTATCGCGAAACGCTGGATACCATCGTCGGCATGGTTCACATCCGCGACGCCTTCGCCATCCTGGCGGGCAAGGCGCCGGTTCCGGAAACGCTGGAGCCGCTGATCAGACAGCCGCTCTATGTGCCCGAGAGCATGGGCGCGCTGGACCTGCTGGCCGAAATGCGCGCCAAGCGCACCCACCTTGCCATCGTGCTGGACGAATATTCCGGGACCGAAGGATTGCTGACCTTCGAGGATCTGGTCGAGGAAATCGTGGGCGATGTCGAGGATGAGCATGACGACGCTCCCGAAGCACTGCTTGTGCCCTTGGAAGGCGGGATGTGGGAAGCCGATGCGCGTGCCGAACTGGACGATGTCGCCAAGGAAATCGATGAGCGGCTGGCCGAAATCGAGGAAGATGTCGATACGCTGGGCGGGCTGGCCTTCGTCATCGCAGGCCGTGTGCCCGAGGCTGGCGAGATACTTGACCATGAGCAGAGCGGCTGGAAACTGGAAGTGGTGAGCAGCGATGGGCGCAGGGTGACACGGCTACGGCTTCATCCTCCGGCGCGACGGAAGACGGACGAGGAGGAGTGA
- the lpdA gene encoding dihydrolipoyl dehydrogenase — translation MADNYDVIVLGSGPGGYVAAIRAAQLGLKTAIVERENLGGICLNWGCIPTKALLRSAEIYHYMQHAKDYGLAAEKISADIDAVVKRSRGVAKQLNQGVTHLMKKNKITVHMGEGKLTGKGKLSVTKDGKTEELTAKNIIVATGARARDLPFAKADGKRVWTYRHAMTPPEMPTKLLVIGSGAIGIEFASFYNDMGADVTVVEMLDRVVPVEDADVSAFLEKALKKQGMTIMTGAGLEKLEIGANGVKAAIKGKDGKIVNGDYSHVIVAIGIVPNTENIGLKELGVAMDDRGFLKTDEMCRTNVDGLWAIGDITAPPWLAHKASHEGVIAAEAIAGKHPHAMDPRNIPGCTYCHPQIASVGLTEAKAKEAGYEVKVGMFPFIGNGKAIALGEAEGFTKTVFDAKTGELLGAHMVGAEVTEMIQGFTVGKTLETTEAELMHTVFPHPTISESMHESVLAAYGRALHI, via the coding sequence ATGGCTGACAATTACGATGTCATCGTTCTGGGTTCTGGGCCCGGCGGCTATGTGGCCGCGATCCGCGCCGCGCAGCTGGGGCTCAAGACCGCCATCGTCGAACGCGAAAATCTCGGCGGCATCTGCCTCAACTGGGGCTGCATCCCCACCAAAGCGCTGCTGCGTTCGGCCGAAATCTATCATTATATGCAGCATGCCAAGGATTATGGCCTGGCCGCTGAAAAGATCAGCGCTGATATCGACGCGGTGGTGAAGCGCTCGCGGGGCGTTGCAAAGCAGCTCAATCAGGGCGTCACGCACCTGATGAAGAAGAACAAGATCACCGTCCACATGGGCGAGGGCAAGCTGACCGGCAAGGGCAAGCTCAGCGTCACCAAGGACGGAAAGACCGAGGAGCTGACGGCGAAGAACATCATCGTCGCCACCGGCGCGCGCGCCCGCGACCTGCCCTTCGCTAAGGCGGACGGCAAGCGCGTCTGGACCTACCGTCACGCTATGACCCCGCCCGAAATGCCGACCAAGCTGCTGGTGATCGGGTCGGGCGCCATCGGCATAGAATTTGCCAGCTTCTACAATGACATGGGCGCGGACGTCACGGTCGTCGAAATGCTCGACCGCGTCGTTCCGGTCGAGGATGCCGACGTTTCCGCCTTCCTCGAAAAGGCGCTGAAGAAGCAGGGCATGACCATCATGACCGGCGCGGGCCTGGAAAAGTTGGAAATCGGCGCGAATGGCGTAAAGGCCGCGATCAAGGGCAAGGACGGCAAGATCGTCAATGGCGACTATAGCCATGTCATCGTCGCCATCGGCATCGTTCCCAACACGGAAAATATCGGCCTCAAGGAACTGGGCGTCGCGATGGACGACCGTGGGTTCCTCAAGACCGACGAAATGTGCCGCACCAATGTCGATGGGCTATGGGCGATCGGCGACATCACCGCGCCGCCATGGCTGGCGCACAAGGCCAGCCATGAAGGCGTGATCGCGGCCGAAGCGATCGCGGGCAAGCATCCGCATGCCATGGACCCGCGCAACATTCCGGGCTGCACCTATTGCCACCCGCAGATCGCCAGCGTCGGCCTCACCGAAGCCAAGGCGAAGGAAGCAGGCTATGAGGTGAAGGTCGGCATGTTCCCCTTCATCGGCAACGGCAAAGCGATCGCGCTGGGCGAGGCGGAAGGCTTCACCAAGACCGTGTTCGACGCTAAGACCGGCGAACTGCTGGGCGCGCACATGGTCGGCGCCGAAGTCACCGAAATGATCCAGGGCTTCACCGTCGGCAAGACGCTGGAAACGACCGAGGCGGAATTGATGCACACGGTCTTCCCGCATCCGACCATTTCGGAATCGATGCACGAAAGCGTGCTCGCCGCCTATGGGCGCGCGCTTCATATCTGA
- a CDS encoding phosphatase PAP2 family protein, translated as MGARFISDRRSWLSGAGAFAFALLCVLAIALLQRSGFFDGLNIGAMSAAGQARDSSPAITSLMVAASILGDTGGRFAILAAALAILLWKGKRPDAAWLALTMAAGTLLNLGLKQIFAAPRPDLLPHLDIVHSYSFPSGHAAGNMMLFGALAMLAGRRSFYAAAGLIIALIGISRVWLGVHWPSDVMAGWVEGLGWLFLCRHWLPARRGEQQRTA; from the coding sequence ATGGGCGCGCGCTTCATATCTGATCGCCGATCCTGGCTAAGCGGCGCGGGGGCTTTCGCCTTCGCGCTCCTTTGCGTGCTGGCCATCGCCCTGCTGCAGCGGTCGGGGTTCTTCGATGGCCTGAACATCGGCGCGATGAGCGCGGCGGGGCAAGCGCGCGACAGCAGCCCCGCCATCACATCACTGATGGTAGCCGCGTCGATCCTTGGCGACACCGGCGGCCGCTTTGCCATCCTCGCCGCGGCTCTCGCCATTTTGCTGTGGAAGGGCAAGCGGCCGGACGCCGCTTGGCTGGCGCTGACCATGGCGGCCGGGACCCTTCTCAATCTTGGCCTCAAGCAGATCTTCGCCGCGCCGCGTCCCGATCTGCTGCCCCATCTCGACATCGTCCATAGCTACAGCTTCCCCAGCGGCCATGCGGCGGGCAACATGATGCTGTTCGGCGCTCTTGCCATGCTGGCCGGACGCCGGAGCTTTTATGCCGCCGCCGGGCTGATCATAGCCCTGATCGGCATCAGCCGCGTTTGGCTCGGAGTTCATTGGCCGAGCGACGTCATGGCAGGCTGGGTCGAAGGGCTAGGCTGGCTATTCCTCTGCCGCCACTGGCTACCAGCGCGGCGAGGGGAGCAGCAGCGCACCGCTTAA
- a CDS encoding DUF2142 domain-containing protein, whose protein sequence is MRQDKISIRRGAAFPLPFAIPASAMQAWLLAFICVVTLAFAVLTPPFQAPDENQHYMKALLLSDWRVLVEQRGDLIGAELPRSAVDLHGVSFPTDVPPELRRFDHAMLAKAWVADAGRPGTSFADFPNVANYAPSLYAPGAAGLLLGDMLGLPRLGSFYIGRLINALAGLVLLGVALSLMPFGRNGLLATALLPTFCYQTGSLSPDAVINGIGFVGLALSLRMAAMGSNPARSAGLLIAGPLLALAKGVYLPLMAAGLQWPQHRRDARPWLLLGAMALGAVAFVAWMKMSGGSQALYHIMSRKTGETVMTAPLGAQLAVIMADPIAFGQTLVSSVIERAPVYVLQIVGRFGWNAILLPLAAYPLAGGMLAAAVLSGSGVRIGMGRRLWWLAVAAGTALLIETAMYLTGTPLGADFIQGTQGRYFLPLLPLALLAIMPGAGLRMARPIFVGAALLLLLVAVASAYDSFWVHGFVTTDGMPPHQRLSGALLLPSPRW, encoded by the coding sequence ATGCGGCAGGACAAAATATCGATAAGGCGTGGCGCGGCGTTTCCCCTGCCCTTTGCCATTCCGGCAAGCGCCATGCAGGCATGGCTGCTGGCATTTATTTGCGTCGTGACTTTGGCGTTTGCAGTTCTCACTCCGCCTTTTCAGGCGCCGGACGAAAATCAGCATTATATGAAGGCGCTGCTTTTGTCGGACTGGCGTGTGTTGGTGGAGCAGCGGGGCGATTTGATTGGTGCTGAGTTGCCGCGATCGGCTGTTGACCTGCATGGGGTGAGCTTTCCGACCGATGTGCCACCTGAATTACGCCGGTTCGACCACGCGATGTTGGCGAAGGCGTGGGTGGCCGACGCAGGACGGCCGGGAACGAGCTTTGCCGACTTTCCTAATGTCGCCAATTATGCGCCGAGCTTATATGCGCCGGGCGCTGCCGGGCTGCTGCTGGGCGATATGCTTGGCCTCCCCCGCTTGGGGAGCTTCTACATCGGGAGGCTGATCAATGCGCTCGCGGGTCTGGTGCTGCTGGGTGTGGCGCTGAGCCTTATGCCATTCGGCCGCAATGGCTTGCTGGCGACGGCGCTGCTGCCGACATTTTGTTATCAGACGGGGTCGCTTTCCCCGGATGCTGTCATCAACGGGATTGGATTTGTTGGACTGGCGCTTTCGCTGCGCATGGCCGCAATGGGGAGCAATCCCGCGCGATCTGCCGGACTGCTGATTGCCGGACCGCTACTGGCGCTGGCCAAGGGGGTTTATCTGCCGCTGATGGCTGCGGGGCTGCAATGGCCGCAGCATCGGCGGGACGCAAGGCCGTGGCTGCTGCTTGGCGCGATGGCGTTAGGCGCAGTGGCCTTCGTCGCGTGGATGAAGATGTCGGGCGGGAGCCAGGCGCTCTATCACATCATGTCGCGCAAGACCGGCGAGACCGTCATGACCGCGCCGCTGGGCGCGCAGCTTGCGGTCATAATGGCCGATCCGATTGCGTTCGGCCAAACGCTTGTTTCCAGCGTCATCGAGCGTGCGCCGGTCTATGTGCTGCAAATCGTCGGGCGGTTCGGATGGAACGCGATCCTGCTGCCGCTTGCTGCCTATCCGTTAGCGGGCGGGATGCTGGCCGCAGCGGTGCTGAGCGGGTCGGGAGTGCGGATCGGCATGGGCCGTCGGCTGTGGTGGCTGGCGGTAGCGGCTGGCACTGCGCTGCTGATCGAAACGGCCATGTATCTGACGGGCACGCCGCTGGGGGCCGATTTTATCCAGGGTACGCAAGGGCGCTATTTCCTTCCGCTGCTGCCGCTCGCCTTGCTGGCGATCATGCCGGGAGCTGGCTTGAGGATGGCGCGACCGATCTTCGTAGGTGCGGCGCTGCTGTTGCTGCTGGTGGCAGTCGCCAGCGCCTATGACAGTTTCTGGGTTCACGGCTTCGTCACGACCGACGGGATGCCGCCGCATCAGCGGTTAAGCGGTGCGCTGCTGCTCCCCTCGCCGCGCTGGTAG
- the ybeY gene encoding rRNA maturation RNase YbeY, with the protein MIEVAVLHEEGWPGEDWEMLAQRAVAAAIIHSPYAAFATDEALYEVAVKLTNDEEVHGLNRAYRAKDRPTNVLSFPMVQSDLLEATANTDDGEVLLGDIVLAEGVCASEAAEKGISIADHATHLIVHGTFHLLGYDHMEDAEAEAMEALETQSLHSLGITDPYGDRQTGQ; encoded by the coding sequence ATGATTGAAGTTGCGGTTCTTCACGAGGAAGGCTGGCCGGGCGAGGATTGGGAGATGCTTGCCCAGCGAGCCGTGGCCGCAGCGATCATTCATAGCCCTTACGCCGCTTTCGCAACGGACGAGGCGCTCTATGAAGTCGCGGTCAAGCTGACGAATGATGAAGAGGTCCATGGCCTCAACCGCGCCTATCGGGCCAAGGACAGGCCGACGAACGTCCTGTCCTTCCCCATGGTGCAATCGGACCTGCTGGAAGCGACCGCCAACACCGACGATGGCGAGGTTCTGCTGGGCGATATCGTGCTGGCAGAGGGCGTCTGCGCCAGCGAGGCGGCGGAAAAGGGCATCTCCATCGCGGATCACGCCACGCATCTGATCGTCCATGGGACTTTTCATTTGCTGGGATATGATCATATGGAAGACGCCGAGGCAGAGGCGATGGAAGCGTTGGAGACCCAGTCGCTACACAGCCTTGGCATTACCGATCCCTATGGGGATCGCCAGACAGGACAATAG